Proteins encoded together in one Chitinophaga sp. LS1 window:
- a CDS encoding aminotransferase class III-fold pyridoxal phosphate-dependent enzyme — translation MMENIDLVRKLYESLRTAEAKIESLEKKENGPVAIVGMSCRFPGADSIASFWNNLCNEQDAVIEVPADRWNKNWFYDKNPDTPGKSYCNSGTFLADVKGFDAAFFKITPAEAKHMSPQQRILLETTWQALESANIRPGSLMGTGTAVYLSASDDHYKYFSTENYGKGISPYSVTGTAAATASGRIAYQLGLTGANMVVDTACSSSLVAVDLGMQELRAGKTDLVIAGGINLQLSPLGHICLSKTRALSPDGRCKTFDESADGYGRGEGCGIVILKRYEDAVRDGDHIFSIIRGSALNQDGASNGMTAPNGLAQERLLHTALEQAGVSASEVLYLEAHGTGTKLGDPIEVEAIQHVYNKIPRQDHPLYIGSVKTNIGHLEAASGVASLIKTALCLYHGKIPASLHYNSPNPAISWNDQVKVVTTLTDLPAGASGFAAVSAFGFSGTNVHMVLQSAHKANQGKQTDEATLLMLSAKSVRSLKKLVETYVLYLKDTTYAITDIAFTALHCRDHFEEKLAVIATDKQAAIQLLQSFNTTERLLVAPGVDTTTLLKEAHTYLHSKIITPGAFSIQGTKVPIPVYQFDHEMYWIDAALYRAFINPEQEETTMALAAEVKNASAESLSLYVNRIIREITELSTDAFTDEDDFFSIGLDSIMLMHMREMILDDKHINIEIAVFYDRVNTPGKLKEFLQVSLPADAYVEERADDNAYVPYKQPEVSTDQKLNEQDEALVALVNEVVEKSGGSREITQHFRRYFANNRNIAGFKPKWKDMVYQLVAEKGAGAHIWDVNGNRFLDFTMGFGVHLFGYNPPFVNEALQDILQRQLILGALSPQAGRLAERICTITGNDRVAFYNTGTEAVMVALRLARAATGKNKIVLFSGSYHGTFDGILARPGKGIYAEPLAPGVSNTVSQDVIVLRYGNEQDLEHIITLAGEIAAVLVEPVQSRRPDFFPAAYLEKLSRITSANNIALIFDEVISGFRFAINGIRAFTKVRPDLTTYGKIIGGGIPVGIVAGNKRFMDAVDGGHWSYGDPSYPAVTNTFVAGTFCHHPLAMEAGMQVLDYLEANPDIYISLEEKTAQICSELNRYFEEKDLPVSMVHFGSLFRFVLKGNYELLFYKLLAKNIYIWEGRNCYVATAHTQEDIRYFIDAVKQSFEELLAAQLIRTEVPVVNTRLSYAQQNIWWAWKLQPDSSAFNLSETLLIEGPFLPAKFEEACNLLLQKHEILRMSFYEEDGIPRQQLRTDARIMLSEIFLPEDESAAEKVLFELNSQPFNTANELLWRVSVCRRGEDRYIVSVTIHHIICDGWSMEILFNELIDTYNELTTGNKKDPSQPIQYRQYIEEEQNTATNEQLKSFWHRQVSNITPMNMPAVTGSQGKGEETLLISGVMYSQIKQLAADLNLSVFIVVAAVTQLLLHCYTGATDLTTGTPVTGRSKNKWNRLIGHFLNILVLRIDIRSEESAVNFLNRLKTLLLEMYEKQDYPFELLKNECWDRSSTFPFFEVEISLQNFRLKRHHNDRKFNDLTVRPLGGSLSIDPRKYPMEFRFDEGHEDIMLKLVYDSTLYPDLLIQEMISDWQQLLELLIDQQDQAIGALIASIREMQQQRKSNALQTHRKKNITGLLSNKIP, via the coding sequence ATGATGGAAAATATTGACCTTGTCAGGAAGTTATACGAAAGCCTTAGAACGGCCGAAGCAAAAATTGAATCCCTGGAGAAAAAGGAAAATGGTCCCGTGGCTATAGTTGGCATGTCCTGTCGTTTTCCAGGTGCGGACAGTATAGCCTCATTCTGGAATAATCTGTGTAATGAACAGGATGCTGTGATTGAAGTACCGGCAGATCGCTGGAATAAAAATTGGTTTTATGATAAAAATCCTGATACACCGGGTAAGTCCTATTGTAACAGTGGCACTTTTTTAGCCGATGTAAAAGGATTTGATGCTGCCTTTTTTAAAATTACTCCTGCAGAGGCAAAACATATGTCTCCACAGCAAAGAATATTGCTGGAAACAACCTGGCAGGCGCTGGAATCTGCAAATATCCGCCCAGGAAGCCTGATGGGCACCGGTACAGCTGTATACCTCTCCGCGTCAGACGATCATTATAAATATTTTTCAACAGAAAATTACGGAAAAGGGATATCTCCTTATTCTGTTACAGGTACTGCTGCCGCTACTGCCAGCGGAAGAATTGCTTACCAGTTAGGACTAACCGGAGCCAATATGGTCGTGGATACGGCCTGCTCATCCTCTCTTGTAGCTGTAGATCTTGGTATGCAGGAATTACGGGCCGGCAAAACAGACCTCGTGATTGCAGGTGGCATCAACCTGCAGCTTTCTCCCTTAGGGCATATTTGTCTTTCTAAAACAAGAGCATTATCTCCCGATGGCCGTTGCAAAACATTTGATGAAAGTGCTGATGGATATGGGCGCGGTGAGGGATGTGGTATTGTTATCCTGAAACGATATGAAGATGCCGTAAGAGATGGGGACCATATTTTCTCCATCATCAGGGGATCTGCATTAAACCAGGATGGTGCCAGTAACGGGATGACTGCACCAAACGGACTGGCACAGGAGAGATTGCTGCATACAGCACTCGAACAGGCCGGTGTTTCTGCCAGTGAAGTACTATACCTGGAAGCACATGGTACCGGTACCAAACTGGGCGACCCGATTGAGGTAGAAGCCATTCAACACGTATATAACAAAATACCGCGGCAAGATCACCCGCTTTATATAGGAAGTGTTAAAACCAATATTGGACATCTGGAAGCCGCTTCCGGTGTAGCTTCCCTGATAAAAACAGCTTTATGCCTTTATCATGGAAAAATACCCGCCAGCCTGCACTATAATTCACCCAATCCCGCTATCAGCTGGAACGACCAGGTAAAAGTAGTTACTACCCTTACGGATCTACCTGCCGGTGCATCCGGATTTGCTGCCGTGAGTGCTTTTGGTTTTAGCGGAACAAATGTGCATATGGTATTGCAATCAGCACACAAAGCAAACCAGGGAAAACAAACCGATGAGGCAACCCTGTTAATGCTGTCTGCAAAATCTGTAAGATCCTTAAAAAAACTGGTAGAAACATATGTGCTTTACCTGAAGGATACAACATATGCAATCACGGATATTGCATTTACCGCATTACATTGCCGGGATCATTTTGAAGAGAAACTGGCAGTTATTGCCACTGATAAACAGGCTGCTATCCAACTCCTGCAATCATTTAATACTACAGAGAGACTGCTGGTAGCCCCTGGTGTGGATACAACAACATTGTTGAAAGAAGCACATACTTACCTGCATTCTAAAATAATCACCCCGGGTGCATTTTCAATACAGGGCACAAAAGTACCCATACCGGTTTACCAGTTTGATCATGAGATGTACTGGATTGATGCCGCTTTATACCGCGCATTTATTAACCCGGAACAGGAGGAAACCACTATGGCACTTGCCGCTGAAGTGAAAAATGCTTCGGCAGAATCATTGTCATTGTATGTAAACAGGATCATCCGTGAGATTACAGAACTAAGTACAGACGCCTTTACCGACGAAGATGATTTTTTCAGTATTGGTCTTGATTCTATCATGTTGATGCACATGCGGGAAATGATCCTGGATGATAAACATATCAATATTGAAATTGCAGTATTCTACGACCGGGTCAATACACCTGGCAAACTAAAGGAATTCCTGCAGGTTTCTTTGCCGGCAGACGCTTATGTGGAGGAACGTGCTGATGATAATGCCTATGTTCCATATAAACAACCGGAAGTTAGTACAGATCAGAAACTGAATGAACAGGATGAGGCACTGGTGGCACTGGTGAATGAGGTTGTGGAGAAAAGCGGAGGATCCCGTGAGATAACACAACACTTCCGCCGCTATTTTGCCAATAACAGGAATATTGCCGGCTTCAAACCGAAGTGGAAGGATATGGTGTATCAACTGGTGGCAGAAAAAGGCGCCGGCGCACATATATGGGATGTAAATGGCAATCGTTTCCTGGACTTTACAATGGGATTTGGAGTACACCTGTTTGGTTATAATCCTCCTTTTGTGAATGAAGCCTTACAGGATATATTACAGCGTCAGCTGATATTAGGAGCATTATCTCCCCAGGCAGGCCGGCTCGCAGAAAGGATCTGTACAATCACGGGGAATGACCGTGTGGCATTCTATAACACCGGTACAGAGGCCGTAATGGTAGCACTTCGTTTGGCAAGGGCAGCTACCGGTAAAAATAAGATTGTCCTTTTCTCCGGTTCCTATCACGGGACTTTTGATGGCATCCTGGCCAGACCTGGAAAAGGAATTTATGCCGAGCCTCTGGCACCCGGCGTAAGCAACACCGTTAGCCAGGATGTAATTGTGCTGCGGTATGGTAATGAACAGGACCTGGAACATATTATCACATTGGCAGGCGAAATAGCCGCTGTATTGGTAGAACCTGTGCAGAGCAGAAGACCGGATTTCTTTCCGGCAGCATACCTTGAAAAACTGTCGCGCATTACTTCCGCCAATAACATTGCCCTGATCTTTGATGAAGTAATATCCGGATTCAGATTCGCTATCAATGGCATTCGTGCTTTTACAAAGGTTCGTCCGGACCTCACCACTTATGGAAAGATTATAGGAGGTGGAATACCGGTGGGCATTGTAGCCGGGAATAAGAGATTTATGGATGCAGTCGATGGTGGTCACTGGTCGTATGGTGATCCTTCTTACCCTGCAGTGACCAATACATTTGTGGCTGGTACCTTCTGCCATCATCCGCTGGCCATGGAAGCCGGAATGCAGGTGCTGGATTACCTGGAAGCAAATCCTGATATCTATATATCACTGGAAGAAAAAACAGCACAGATCTGCAGTGAATTAAACAGGTATTTTGAAGAGAAAGATCTTCCGGTAAGTATGGTTCATTTCGGATCGCTTTTCCGGTTTGTTCTCAAAGGAAATTATGAACTGCTTTTTTATAAACTGCTGGCAAAGAATATTTACATATGGGAGGGGAGGAACTGTTATGTGGCAACTGCACATACCCAGGAAGATATCCGCTATTTTATTGATGCAGTGAAGCAAAGTTTTGAAGAGTTACTGGCCGCACAACTGATCCGTACAGAAGTACCGGTAGTTAATACAAGGCTTTCCTATGCACAACAGAATATCTGGTGGGCCTGGAAATTACAGCCTGATTCATCCGCATTTAATCTTTCAGAAACGCTGCTGATTGAAGGTCCATTCCTTCCTGCAAAATTTGAGGAAGCATGTAACCTACTGCTTCAGAAGCATGAAATTCTTCGCATGTCCTTTTATGAGGAAGATGGGATACCCCGGCAGCAACTGCGCACAGATGCCCGTATTATGCTCAGCGAGATCTTTTTACCGGAAGACGAATCAGCAGCAGAGAAAGTATTATTTGAGTTGAACAGCCAGCCATTTAATACTGCCAATGAATTATTATGGAGAGTCTCTGTATGCCGGCGTGGAGAGGACCGTTATATCGTATCGGTAACCATCCACCATATCATCTGCGATGGCTGGTCAATGGAAATTTTGTTCAATGAGCTGATCGATACCTATAATGAACTGACAACAGGTAATAAAAAAGATCCATCACAGCCTATTCAATACCGTCAATATATAGAAGAAGAACAAAATACAGCCACCAATGAACAGCTGAAATCTTTCTGGCATCGCCAGGTAAGTAACATAACCCCGATGAATATGCCGGCTGTAACAGGTAGTCAGGGAAAAGGCGAAGAAACGCTTTTAATAAGCGGTGTAATGTATTCACAAATTAAGCAACTGGCGGCTGATCTGAACCTGAGTGTATTTATTGTAGTAGCCGCCGTTACACAATTGTTATTACATTGTTATACCGGCGCCACAGATCTCACTACAGGAACACCTGTTACAGGTAGAAGTAAAAATAAATGGAACAGGCTGATAGGCCACTTCCTCAATATACTGGTATTACGTATTGATATCAGGAGTGAAGAAAGCGCAGTTAATTTTCTCAACCGGCTTAAAACCCTGCTGCTGGAGATGTATGAAAAGCAGGATTATCCCTTTGAACTGTTGAAAAATGAATGCTGGGACCGTAGCAGTACATTCCCATTCTTTGAAGTGGAAATTTCACTGCAGAACTTCCGGTTAAAACGCCATCATAATGACCGGAAATTTAATGATCTCACTGTTCGCCCTTTAGGTGGAAGCCTCTCCATAGATCCAAGAAAATATCCAATGGAGTTCCGCTTTGATGAAGGTCATGAAGATATTATGCTGAAACTGGTCTATGATAGTACGCTATATCCTGATCTGCTGATACAGGAAATGATCAGCGACTGGCAACAACTGCTTGAATTACTTATAGACCAGCAGGATCAGGCAATTGGAGCACTCATTGCATCCATCAGAGAAATGCAACAGCAAAGAAAATCAAATGCCCTTCAGACACACCGCAAAAAGAATATCACCGGCCTTTTATCCAACAAAATACCCTAA
- a CDS encoding TauD/TfdA family dioxygenase, translating to MQFNRPQFSLKNIQPKTVDLPEDILQREAMLPGHFPMVYKPAIDGISLGSWIGDHLADIGADLKKYGAILFRGFDVPDRDAFQEVMKAFGEELMSYKDRSSPRTEISGNLYTSTEHPADQVINMHNELSYSHTWPLKIAFYCSKQPLERGETPIADVRKVLKRLPDALISSFKQKGILYRRLLQKGVGLSWQEVYQTEDRAVVEQHCKTYGLNFKWLEKDALEIKWCRPAIRNHPVTGEEIWFNHGYFFNFMALAPEIRTAFASMDELPFNTYYGDGSPIEPAFLTAIFEAYRDECVYFPWVNQDILLMDNMLVAHGRNSFTGAREINVVMMQPFGEHA from the coding sequence ATGCAATTTAACAGACCCCAGTTTTCCCTGAAAAATATACAACCTAAAACCGTTGATCTGCCGGAAGATATATTGCAGCGCGAAGCGATGTTACCTGGTCACTTCCCCATGGTATACAAGCCGGCTATAGATGGTATCTCCCTGGGTTCATGGATAGGAGATCACCTGGCAGATATCGGGGCAGATTTAAAAAAATATGGCGCCATTCTTTTTAGAGGATTTGATGTGCCGGACAGAGATGCCTTCCAGGAAGTGATGAAAGCATTCGGGGAAGAGCTGATGTCGTATAAAGACCGATCTTCTCCCCGTACTGAAATCAGCGGCAATTTATATACTTCTACAGAGCACCCGGCAGATCAGGTGATTAATATGCATAATGAACTGTCCTACTCTCATACATGGCCGCTGAAGATTGCCTTTTACTGTTCAAAACAACCATTGGAAAGAGGAGAAACACCTATTGCTGATGTAAGAAAAGTATTAAAGCGACTGCCGGATGCACTTATCAGCAGTTTTAAACAGAAAGGCATTTTATACCGCCGTTTGTTACAAAAAGGAGTAGGCCTGTCATGGCAGGAAGTATATCAGACAGAAGATAGAGCCGTCGTTGAGCAGCACTGTAAAACATACGGACTGAATTTTAAATGGCTGGAAAAGGATGCCCTGGAAATAAAATGGTGCAGGCCTGCTATCCGTAATCATCCTGTTACAGGTGAAGAGATCTGGTTTAATCATGGCTATTTCTTCAACTTCATGGCACTGGCCCCTGAAATCCGTACAGCATTTGCTAGTATGGACGAGCTGCCCTTCAATACTTATTATGGAGATGGGTCTCCCATTGAACCTGCTTTTCTTACCGCCATTTTTGAAGCCTACCGGGATGAATGTGTGTATTTCCCCTGGGTAAATCAGGATATCCTGCTAATGGATAATATGCTGGTGGCACACGGTCGTAATTCATTCACCGGAGCAAGAGAAATTAATGTAGTAATGATGCAGCCTTTCGGGGAACATGCCTAA